The Oscillatoria salina IIICB1 DNA segment TATTTGTCATCGCTCTAGCATTGGGGATTACACCGTTATTTGGGTGTAACCCTTCCGAGGTAAGTGAAACTCCAACCGAATCAACTGCGCCTGAAGCCTCTCAAACCTCAAATCTTGAAGCTACAGAAAGCCAATTAGAGGTAATGGTAAGTATTCCTCCGCAGAAATACTTTGTGGAGCGAATTGGTGGCGATCGCGTCAATGTTAGTATTCTCTTACCGCCAGGAGCGAGTCCTGCTACCTACGAACCCAAACCACAGCAACTTCAGAGTTTGAGCGATGCCGATGCCTATGTCCGCATTCACGTACCTTTCGAGAACGCCTGGTGGGAGCGCATTAGTTCCGCTAATTCCGATTTACAGGTAATAGATTTAACCGAAGATATCGACCGAATGCCAATGGCTTTCGACCATCACCACCACGGGGAAGAAGGCGAACACGGGCATGATGAAGCACACGGACATAATGAAGCAGAAGCTGAGACTGGTACTAATCCCGATCCTCATATTTGGCTATCTCCTCCCCTAGTTAAAGAACAAGCCCAGACAATTTACAACGCCTTAGTAGAGCTAGATCCGCAAAACCAGCCAAAGTATCAAGAGAATTTGGCAGCATTTATCGCCGAGATCGAACAGCTTAATCAAGACATAGAAGCCACCCTTGCTAATGTTGAAGACCGAACCTTTATGGTCTTTCATCCTGCTTGGGGATACTTTGCGGATGCTTATAACCTAGAAATGATTCCGATTGAAGTTGGCGGAAACGAGCCGAGTGCTGCGGAAATGTCTCAACTGATTAAAGAAGCTGAAGCAGAAAATATTGAGGTAATTTTTGCCCAGCCTCAATTCAGCACTAGATCTGCTAAAACCATTGCCAGTGAAATTGGTGGCGAAGTAATTTTAATCGATCCCCTGGCAGAAGATTGGATGAGCAATATGCGTAAAGTTGCCGACACTTTCGAGCAAGTTCTTAGCTAACGAGTCTGACTAACAATAATGAAACCATCAAATTCATCCGATCTGGTAATCGCAGTTAAGAATCTTTGGGCTGGCTACGAACAGAATGATGTTTTGCAAGGGATCGATTTTTTCGTTCGCGAATTAGACTACATTGGCATCATCGGTCCTAATGGTGGCGGTAAAACAACCTTATTTAAGGTGTTGCTAGGACTCCTAGCACCTCAACGAGGACAGGTCAAAATTTTAGGTCTGGAAGCCAAGCAAGGTCGGCGATATATTGGCTATGTTCCTCAAATAATTACCTTCGATCGCAGTTTTCCGATCGATGTTTGGGATGTGGTGCGGATGGGACGCTTGGGAAAACGCCGTCTTCTAAGTCGTTTTAATCGGCAAGACGATGAAAAGGTCGAACAGGCACTACGACAAGTAGATTTACTCGATCTTCGCCATCGTTCCGTAAGCGAGCTTTCTGGAGGTCAGCTACAACGAGTATATCTTGCCAGAGCCTTAGCGACAGAACCACGTATTTTACTGTTGGACGAACCGACTGCTAGCTTGGATAGTCGAGCATCGACAGCAATTTACGATCTACTGGAGGAGATTAATAGCTATGTGACGATTTTGACTATCTCTCACGATATTGGAGCTATTTCGTCTCAGGTTAAAACTGTAGGCTGTTTGAATCAAAAACTTTATTATCACGGCGATCGCCAAATAACTAATCAAATGCTAGAACAAGCCTATGGCAGCACCATAGAACAAGTAGTTCATAGTAGTGTTCCCCAGCGCATTTTAGACCGACACGATACAGAAGGATAGAAGATGTTAGAAGCCCTACAGCAAGAATTTATGCAAAATGCGCTGCTAGCTGGACTGCTGGTAAGTGTTGCTAGTGGAATTATTGGCAGCTTTGTCGTCGTCAATCGCATCGTGTTTATTGCAGGAGGAATAGCCCATGCAGCCTATGGAGGAGTTGGACTGGGTTTTTTCTTTCGCTTTAATCCCGTATTAGGAGCGATCGCTTTTAGTGTGGCAGCAGCAATGGGTATGGGTTGGGTGCAGCGTAAAACTCGACTGCGAGAAGATACCGTTATTGCTATGTTGTGGTCGATTGGGATGGCTATTGGGGTGATTTTTATCGATCTAACCGAAGGATATACGGCAGATTTAACCAGCTATCTTTTTGGGAGTATTCTGGCTGTTCCTCGGCAAGATTTGTGGATTATGTTACTCTTAGACATCACGATCGTTTTGTTGGTGATGGCATTTTATAAAGAGCTATTAGCTATTTCCTTTGACGATACTTTTGCCACAGTTCGTAATGTGCCAGTGGATGCTCTATATTTGATGTTGATGGTAATTATCGCTTTAACCACGGCGATGCTAATGCGAGTCGCGGGAGTGATTTTACTGATTGCCTTGCTGTCTATGCCTGCTGCGATCGCCAATCTTTATGTCCGAGATCTGAAGAAAACGATCTTGCTGGCTATTGGTCTGTGCATGGTTTTTACTACCCTAGGTTTAGCACTTTCCTACATTCTCAATTTTACTTCTGGAGCGACGATCGTACTTTGTGCTGCGGTTACTTATCTTGTTAGTCTGGGGATCGATGCTTGGCGAAAATCCCGTCATCAGCGCGATCGCAATTTTGAGAAAACCTAGACGACGCTTACATTCAAAAGGGGTAGCAGTGGTAGTAGAAGCCAGCCATATGTGTATGGTAATGCGGGGGGTACAAAAACCTGGTTCTTGGACTTCTACCAGTGCGGTTAGAGGTGTATTTGCCGATGATGCAAAAACCCGTCAGGAGTTCATGAGTTTAATTCGCCACAATCCTGGATGGCGTTAATCGATTTGCGTCTCACTGTTAGAGATGGGTATTAAGCTCATCTCTTTTTTTTTAGATATAATGATAATCGTTCTCAGAAAATGTCGTTATGATTATCGCGATCGCCAGTCCCCCAGGTGCGGGTAAAACCCACTGGATTCATCAACAAATAGCCCAAACCAATAAACCGGTAGGCTATTTCAGCCCCCAAACCGATTCTCTACCCATTGATGCAATATATCTCCAAAGTGAATATCCCCAACTGAAGCTTTATCAAACAGGAGAAGAAGCGGAATTAAACAAAACCATCACTTATCTCGAAATTCCCTGGTATTTAGATTTAGCAGGAATTGAACCGATACTGCAAACTTTAAACCCCCACCGAGTAGCCATAATTCCAGAGGATACAGATAGTACAGAATTAAAGACTTGGGCGGATGAAATTATTCCAGGAAATAACATCACCAAGCCAACTAAAGCCTTACAAATTCATCGGGGGGTTTTGACAGGGGAAATTTTAGATTTCGACAGTCTGGCTACTTTTTGGCTGGAACTTACCCAAGGTGCTTATGG contains these protein-coding regions:
- a CDS encoding GTP-binding protein, with protein sequence MIIAIASPPGAGKTHWIHQQIAQTNKPVGYFSPQTDSLPIDAIYLQSEYPQLKLYQTGEEAELNKTITYLEIPWYLDLAGIEPILQTLNPHRVAIIPEDTDSTELKTWADEIIPGNNITKPTKALQIHRGVLTGEILDFDSLATFWLELTQGAYGEVVRAKGIFDLVDGQIYYGDFRSGKSELKFTPLNLPRWLNGKPDRKSGFEIVGSNLDKAEIAQTVRDCCVPESAINYYQQQVKKSLATEVEVV
- a CDS encoding metal ABC transporter solute-binding protein, Zn/Mn family, coding for FVIALALGITPLFGCNPSEVSETPTESTAPEASQTSNLEATESQLEVMVSIPPQKYFVERIGGDRVNVSILLPPGASPATYEPKPQQLQSLSDADAYVRIHVPFENAWWERISSANSDLQVIDLTEDIDRMPMAFDHHHHGEEGEHGHDEAHGHNEAEAETGTNPDPHIWLSPPLVKEQAQTIYNALVELDPQNQPKYQENLAAFIAEIEQLNQDIEATLANVEDRTFMVFHPAWGYFADAYNLEMIPIEVGGNEPSAAEMSQLIKEAEAENIEVIFAQPQFSTRSAKTIASEIGGEVILIDPLAEDWMSNMRKVADTFEQVLS
- a CDS encoding metal ABC transporter ATP-binding protein; its protein translation is MKPSNSSDLVIAVKNLWAGYEQNDVLQGIDFFVRELDYIGIIGPNGGGKTTLFKVLLGLLAPQRGQVKILGLEAKQGRRYIGYVPQIITFDRSFPIDVWDVVRMGRLGKRRLLSRFNRQDDEKVEQALRQVDLLDLRHRSVSELSGGQLQRVYLARALATEPRILLLDEPTASLDSRASTAIYDLLEEINSYVTILTISHDIGAISSQVKTVGCLNQKLYYHGDRQITNQMLEQAYGSTIEQVVHSSVPQRILDRHDTEG
- a CDS encoding metal ABC transporter permease; the protein is MLEALQQEFMQNALLAGLLVSVASGIIGSFVVVNRIVFIAGGIAHAAYGGVGLGFFFRFNPVLGAIAFSVAAAMGMGWVQRKTRLREDTVIAMLWSIGMAIGVIFIDLTEGYTADLTSYLFGSILAVPRQDLWIMLLLDITIVLLVMAFYKELLAISFDDTFATVRNVPVDALYLMLMVIIALTTAMLMRVAGVILLIALLSMPAAIANLYVRDLKKTILLAIGLCMVFTTLGLALSYILNFTSGATIVLCAAVTYLVSLGIDAWRKSRHQRDRNFEKT